One stretch of Paenibacillus sp. FSL R5-0341 DNA includes these proteins:
- a CDS encoding rhodanese-like domain-containing protein, protein MTQIAEIETSELRRRLQAGEKLQMIDVREDDEVAQGMIEGAKHIPLGQIPDRLSEIDKSGEIVFICRSGYRSERACEYLQQLGYEGCTNMIGGMLQWQQED, encoded by the coding sequence ATGACACAAATAGCTGAAATTGAAACATCTGAGCTGCGCCGCCGTTTACAGGCAGGAGAGAAGCTGCAGATGATAGACGTCCGCGAGGACGATGAAGTGGCACAAGGCATGATCGAAGGAGCTAAGCATATCCCGCTTGGACAGATTCCGGACCGACTGTCTGAGATTGATAAGTCAGGCGAGATTGTATTCATCTGTCGTAGTGGTTACCGCAGTGAACGTGCCTGTGAATATCTGCAGCAACTGGGCTATGAAGGCTGTACGAACATGATTGGCGGCATGCTTCAATGGCAACAGGAAGACTAG